One Bythopirellula goksoeyrii genomic window, GTTCAATGGTGGGATCAAACTCAGTGTCGGCCACGACCTCCAGCGACCCGTTGGTGCGAACGAGCCAAGTTTCGGCGTCGTAACGAGCCTTGGCCAACGCCCAGGCGTTTTCCTCATCAGTGCCGTGAGTGCCGTAGACGAGAGTCGGCTCGTGGGCGAACACACTGCGAAAACCACCGTAGCGCTGAGGTTGTTTGAGCACCCTCGGCAATTCTGGCGCGGGATGCCAGCCGAATTGGTCACGCACAAACAGGAGTTCTCCGGTTTCCACTCTGAACTGCCCGATTGCCTCGCCATCGAGGGCGACTTCTACCTCCGTGCCATTCTCTAAGTGATCGACTGCAATCGCCAACGCCGCAACGTTCGACGTGAGCCCCAAAAATAGTTTCTGCTCGGCATCGTATCGTACCGCGGCTCGGCTCAAGGAACCCTGCTCAATTTGTTGCAGTACGGTAAGCCATTGAACCTGCGAGACTTTCCCCGGATCGAAGGTAACACAATCAGCAAGTTCCACCTCTGTGGGAAGTGGAGCCGTTTGTTCGTGACAAAACCTCAGCAACTCCTCATTAGCGGCTTTTAGATTTGCTTCTGTAAAATCCGACCGCTGGCGAAATACAAAATCTGAGTGGAACAACGCCAAGGTTTGGGCGATCTCTCGGGAGTCGTCGGTAGACCTCTCGATTCGTGGTCCGATGCTTTCGAGCAGAATTCCCGCATTGGCCGTGTTCACCAAAAGTGGAGCCAGTTCCCCAGTGGCTTGGATTCTTGATAGCATCGCTTGAATAGGAGTCTGTTCTTCGCTCGCACGCGGTTCATTCGCTGCGTATTCCAGCCAGGCATTGGTGGGTGCCAAGGCCGCCCAGCGGTTGGGCGACGTGCTCCCCAGCCGAATGACTCCATGCCCTCCCGTTCCTGTGCCCCGCAACCACACGCGGCGTGGGTCGAACGCAGCATGCTGGGCTGCATCGTCGAGTGATTCAAGTACATCGGTCGCCGACCAGTCTTCCCAATCACACCCTGCAGTTCGCCGACCAGTCGGTGCGAGAGTCGAAATCGAGGACTGCGGTTCATAGTGGGCAAGGTGATGTCCGCCTGCTTCGTTGGCATTGTGCAGGGTCACGAGCATCCCCCGCGGCAAGATGGGTGATTCACTCCCCGGATCCGAGACCGCGTGAGCCGGGAGGATATCGTATGCCTGGACACTCTGGTCCAACTGACTGCGAAACGTACGTGTCTGCAGTTGCTCTTTGCCGACCAGAGCCAATTCGATCGAAAGTTTCCCTAGGGGTGCCGTACCTTGTTGTGTCTGTTCGTTTAAAGTCAGCTCTACTGGGATCTTCGTTGATAATTCTAACTGCTTGGTAGTCCGTGGATCGAGCGGAATGGCTACTTTACGGATGCCTAGCGGTGGAATACTGCCCACTTTGGTAATCAAGGAACTTCCTGAATCAAGCGAAGCGGTTGCCTGGCAATCGTTGAGTGCATCTTCGCGACAGTTCACCAATAAGACACCGAGCCACAGTGGGCTCGTTTCACCTTCGATGAGCGAAGGCAATGTCAGGTCGCGTTGTTCGAAGAAGACCTCTCGCTGAGGCTTGAGCACTTCTGCTCGCACTTTGCCAGCTGCGCAATGGAACAGCAGTTCATTTTTTCCTGCTCGTAAGACAATTGGCACAATGGTCTGTCCCGTGAGATATGGATCACCAACCCGCGGTTCGCCGTTGACGAACACCATCGCATGGCCCGAAGCCTCCAGCAAGACCACTTGCCGTTGTGGAGAAGTGACTTCGGCAAATGCGTATCCTCCCCGTAGAGAGGAGTGTTCGAGCCAGCCAGTGGAATCGGCCCGAGCTACGTTCCAGGCGAGCGCCCGTCCACCGTGGCCCACAATGGTGTCACCCGCCTGGGGTGTTCTCCAAGTATCTTTGGCAACCGCTGCTTGCAGAGGATCAACATGAATCGGAACCCGGCCATACCGACCCACAGCGGGCAGGACCAGAAACTCGGAAAGAACCAAAGGTTCTTCCGTAAAAGTTTCAGCGGGCAACGGAAGAGCCATTTGCCCCGTTTGCAGCAGAGTCAGGGGTATCACAACGTGACGAAGAAAACTTGTGCATTTGTCCATGCTGTCGGTTGTAACCTTTGTCGCGGTGGTTTCCCAGGGCGTATCTTCTTCGTCCTTCCCGCACAGGCGGGAACCCAGCAATTGGAGGTGAAATCTAGATTCCCGCCTGCGCGGGAATGACGCTCTGCATCCATCTACATTCAATGCTCAAGGCGCTGTAGTTTCACTGCATAATTCAAGCTAAGATCAAAGTATCTGATTCCATGGAAAAATCTTAAGCGAGAATCCCGCATCATGGCAGCACGAATTCTGGCAATTCTCTTGGTTGTTGTGTTGCTGACTGGCCTGATTGCTTACAGCAAATTGCGTCCCGAGTCGAATCACGTGTCCGGTTTCATCGAAGCGGAGGAAATTCGTTTGGGGTCGCGGGTCGGTGGCCGCGTGCAAGAGGTGCTTGTCGAAGAGGGCGCCGCAGTCAAGGCGGGTCAGTTACTGGTGCGGCTCGAACCCTTCGACTTGGAACAGCAACGCGAGGAGGCCAGGGCCAACCTTGTTGCCCGCGAAGCTGATTTGACACGGCTCGAAGCCGGCAATCGCGAGGAAGAAATCGGCCAGGCGAAGGCCCGTTACGAACAGCTGCAAGCAAAGTTGGATCAACTCGTGGCTGGGGCTCGGAAACAGGAAATCGATGCCTCCCGTGCGAGGTTGAAAGTCGCAGAAGCGGAGATGCGGCTGGCGACTCAAAATTTCAACCGCACTCAAGCTTTGGCCAATACCAATGCGATTACCAAGGAAGAATTTGATCGCGCGGCAGAGAGTCTCGAATCGGCAAAGGCCACCGTTTTATTGCGCGGGGAAGAGTTGAGCTTGATCGAGGCAGGCACGCGCGAAGAAGAAATTCGAGCGGCCCAGGCCCAAGTCGAAGAAGCTCGGCTTGCCTGGCAACTCGCGCAGAAGGGATTTCGCAGTGAGGAAATTGCGGCAGCTAAGGCGGCGCGGGATTCTGCCGCGGCCAGTTTGGCGGCGATCGGCGATCGGCTCTCTGAGCTTACGATCAAGAGTCCTGTCAACGGGATGGTCGAGGCCCTGGAACTTCAACCGGGCGACCTCGTTGCAGCAGGTGCGCCTGTCATGTCGGTGCTCGACAACAGTCACTACTGGGTTCGGACCTACGTCCCCCAGAAATGGATGGATTTAAAACTGGGGCAAGCGGTCGAAGTGACTGTTGACAGCATGCCCAATCGGCGTTTTGCAGGCGAAGTGACCTTTATCTCGCGTCGCGCCGAATTTACGCCCAGCAACGTGCAGACTCCCGAGGAGCGTTCCAAACAAGTGTTTCGCATCAAGGTGACGCTCAAGGAGGGACTCGATGTGCTGCGACCAGGAATCTCGGCGGACGTCTGGCTTGATCGAGTGCCAGGAAAAGCGGAGAAGCCCACGCAATGAGCGATCAGTCTTCCGCTGTCGTCATTGATGTCCATGAGTTAAGTCGTTCCTTCGGCGAACTGGTTGCCGTGCGCGACGTCAGCTTCCAGGTCCAGCGGGCATCGATCTTTGGGCTACTTGGTCCTAACGGCAGCGGCAAATCGACCATCATCCGCATGTTGCTGGGTATTCTTTCTCCCACGTCCGGCTCGGCAAATGTCCTGGGCTACGACGCCGAGCGCGATGCCGAACAGATCAAGCGGCGTGTCGGCTACATGTCGCAACAGTTCAGCCTCTATGCGGACCTCTCGGTTCGAGAAAACATCGAGTTCTATGGCCGCATCTACGGGCTCTCCAGCGACCGCATTGCCGAGCGGCAAGCAGTGGTGCTCGGCCTCACCGGATTGGAAGATCGACTCGACCAATTGGCGGGCACGCTTTCCGGCGGCTGGAAGCAACGGCTCGCCTTGGCCTGTTCGCTTATTCACGATCCGGAGATCTTGTTTCTCGACGAACCTACGGCGGGAATCGACCCCGTGGCACGCAGGCAACTGTGGGACCTGTTGTTCGAGCTTTCTGGTCGTGGGGTCACGCTGTTTGTCACCACGCACTATATGGACGAGGCGGAACGCTGCACGGACGTGGGCTACATTTACATGTCCCAGCTCTTGGTGCTGGGCAAACCGTCCGACTTGAAGTCGCTCCCCGCTGTGTCCCCTGCTGGCTCTCGCCGCTACGAGCTGCGAGTTCCTCGACCAGCGGAACGGCTTTCCGAGATTCGCAAGCTCGACGGTGTCCGTGATGCGACCCTCTTTGGCGAGACAGTCCACGTGATGGTCGATGAACATCTCACGCCTAAGAATCTCGCTGCCGAACTATCGACCTCGGTAGACGAAGCCGACATCCGTGAGGTGCCGCCAACACTAGAGGATGTGTTTGTCACGCTCACGAAAAATGCGCAAGAAGACACGGTTCCTCCAGAGCCAATTGTTCCAGCCCCCGACAACGCCCAGGGATTGACGGTATCTCAAAAAGTTGGCCTGGGCGTTGTCCCACCTGAAGCACCTGCTCCTCCAACGAAACGCAGCCGTCCCTTTGCAGGTTTGCTAGCCATCCTGGTGAAAGAGTTCTATCACATCCGCAGGCAACCCTCGACCATCTTCTTCATGTTGGTCGTGCCCGTAATGCAGACGATCATCTTTGGTTACGCCATCGATATCCAGGTCGAACACATCCCGATGGTCGTTTTCAATATGGATGGCCGTCAGCCGAGCCAGCAGCTTGTTGATTCGTTTGTCAACACACGGCGGTTCGATACAGTTGCCTATGTCGAAGACGATGATACCTTCCATCACTGGATGGCCACCGGCGATGCGAAAGTCGGGATGAAAATCCCGCCGTACTATTCCGACCGGCTGCTTCGCGGAGAGCAAGTCGAGGTGCAGGTACTTATCGACGGCAGCGATTCCCAGGTCGCGACCACGGCCCTCAACACGTCGCAATTATTGGGCGTCAACCTCTCGCTCCAATTGGCCAAGCAGAAGGCCGAGGCAGTCCAATTGGCCCCTGCCCGCGATCCCACCGGAAAAGCAGATCTGCCGATCGATATCCGTCCGCGACTCTTGTACAATCCCGACCTCGAGAGCGATCACTTCTTCGTCCCCGGACTGGTCGGCATCATTCTGCAGCTGGTGACCTTGTTTCTCACTTCGTTCGCGATCGTCCGCGAGCGGGAACTGGGCACGCTGGAGCAACTCTTTGTCACCCCCGTGAGCCGCGCGGGTTTGCTCTTGGGCAAACTGATTCCCTATGCCATCGTGGGATTTATTGAGACACTGATCATGCTCACCGTGATGATCTATCTGTTCGGCGTGCCGATCCGCGGTAGCGTGGGTCTGTTGTTGTCGCTTTCGATGCTGTTTATGGTCTGCTCGCTGGGTCTGGGATTGCTGGTCTCGACCATTGCCAAGAGTCAGGTCGAGGCCGTGCAATTCGCTTTCATTGTGATGCTCCCCTCGGTGCTCCTCTCGGGATTTGTGTTCCCCCGCAGCCAGATGCCTTTGCCGATTTACCTTATTACGTTTGCCATCCCCGCGACGTACTTTATCGAAATCCTGCGCGGCATCGTTCTGCGGGGTGCCGGCCTAATGGACCTCGTGCCGATGGTCACCGGGCTGACGATCTGCGCTATCGTGGTCCTCACCATCAGTGTCACCCGCTTTAGAAAACAGTTAGAATAGCCGCTTGCGGCTTTGCGGCGACGGCGGCCTTCACACTCGATCAAGAATCTCCACCGGCAATTCCGGCGTTGCCCCCTGCACTGAAGCGACAAAGGCCCCCACACGATTGGCGAGAGCGACGATTTCAGCGAGCGGTTTTTCCAATAGCAGCCCGACTATCAGCGCCGCACAGCACGAATCTCCCGCTCCAACACTGTCTGCCTGAGGCTGTCGCGGATACTTTGGCACTTTCCCTTCGACTCGCTCGTCAGCTGAATAGAGGACCGTCCCCGCTTCGCCTCGGGTGAGGGCAACCACGGATAGGTCAAACCGCTCGCGTATACCCGCTACCTGTTCGTCGACGCTAAGATTACGTGATTCCAGCTGCAGCAACTCGCCGATCACCGTGAGTTCTTCTTCATTGAGCTTCAAGACGTTAGCCGCCTGTAGGCTGCTTTCGATTACCTCTGCCGAATAGAACTGCTGCCGAAGATTGGTGTCGCACACTCGCAAGGCATGTTTGGCCGTATCGAGAAACTGCTGAATCGACTTGCGACTCGTCGGCGATCGTTGGGCCAAGGTCCCAAAGCAAACGGCCGAACACTTCCCTGCCAATTCAGAGAGCGAGTCAGTGAATTCGATCCGATCCCAGGCAACATTCTCTGTGATCTCGTACTCAGGGTGCCCAGCGGCATCGACTGTTACTTGCACCGTCCCCGTCGGCAAATCAGCGAGAACCGCCAGATGTTCGGTAGTCATCCTCCGCGAAGCAAGTTCCTTCTTCAGACGCTCGCCGAGGGGATCATCCCCAATGGCGCTGGCAATTACCCCATGACAATTCTTGTGACGCAAGAGTTGATTCGCATGCACCGCCAGGTTCACCGGCGCCCCACCCAGCACAGCCCGCTCGCCAAAGCAATCAAACAGCGCTTCGCCCAAGCCAACGACTGTGTAGGGACCAGTGCTATGAGGAATATGCGACACGCTACTTGGCGGTTTAGGCTAGAAGTCTGCTCCGCGGTACGTCCGCGGAGATACGCAGTTCTTCAGCATACCACAAACTAGCTATCAGCTTTAGGCCTCGAATTCGTGGATTCTATCGACGAGTTCGGAAGCAGCCCAAGCCGACCAACCCCATGCCAACTAACAGCATCGCGGCGGGCTCTGGAACAGCCTGTGCGGCAGCCTGTAGTGCGCCACCATTGTACTGAGCTTGCCAAGCGGCAAGCAAAGCGGAGCTCAAAGGCGGAGTCGTCCCACCGCGTTGCCAAACGAGGAAGTCGCGACCGTCAACATCGCCGTCATTGTCGAAATCACCGCTGATTCCTAACGACGCAGGCACGATATTACCAGTCACGACGGCGCCCGTATCGGCGTTGCGATACTGGAAATTGAGCGAGTTTATGTCGCCACCCACTTTGAAGGCGTTGCCAAGCATCTCCGTGCGATTGGCGTTGCCGGCAAATACAGAATTTCCTAAGAGAAACCGCTCGGCAAGCACCTTGTCAGTGGATCCAGGAGCCTCGTCCCACGTTTCACCAGGGCCATCGCCTAGAGTTGTGCCTCCATCGGGGCCATCGACCGGATCGACGAGTGGATTCTTGTCACTCAAACTATCCCATCCGGCGAAATTCAAATCGCCACTGAGTGTAGAACTTGTGATCGTGTAAGCATCCATCTCAATGGTAGACGAGGTATCATTGGTAATCTGCATCAGGCCAGTAGTGGCATCGACCTGCAAAGTGAGTTTATCGGGATTCAAATTCGTTGGATTTGTGTCGGTAAGATAGATACGATCGATGTCAAAGAATTCCCCCGTGCCACCAAAATTATTATTAACTGTAAGGCGAAGATTGTTCCCATCCCGCCCAGCAGCGTGAGGTGCCGTCCCCAGTAGATTGAAAGGTCCCGCATTATCTTTGTAGTAAACGGAGTACTCTTCGGAGTCCTCGTCAATTTCCAATACTACGGTGAAGGGAGTTGCTCGGCTGAGTGTAAGTGGCAGCGGACCGAACTCTGGAGCACCTGTGGTGAGCCTTCCCACAAGTTCGATGCCGCCCGCTGGATTGCGCTGGATGTTCGCTTGTCCCACAATCTCACTACCTTGGAGATTGTCGTTATTGATAAATGCGAAACGTACTTCTTCTAGTTCAGCGGCGTCAAATTCTGACGGGCCAACAAGAGAAGAGAAGTTCCAACCAGACATTTCAGCTACGAGCCACGACTTGCCACTGGTGACGTTGGCAATATCCAGATAATTGGTTCCAAATTCATTATTAGCTTTCTGAATGCGGTATTTCCCATTTTGGATTGAGGAACCTGTCATATCAGCAGTATCTTCTAGCCACATGTTGCCAGTATTCACGTTGTTTGTGGCTCCATCGAGCAGTGTGCCATTCGAATCGTCAAATAAGAATTCTTCAAGAATCGCGGCGTTTGTCGTGCTGCTGGCGATCAGCAGGGCCGCCACTGCCAGACATAGGGAAATTGGTCGAAAGGTGTATTTCATGGTAAGTTCCTCTTTGGGAGTAGGTATTTCGCTGTTGCTATGTCCAGGGTTTTGTGTGACTCGTCGGCGCCGGCTTGCGAGTAACAAAGTACTTACTGTCAACAGTAGGGCTGTGCTTGGTTCGGGTACGCCAGCAATTGCTGCCTCGAAAGCTGGCAATCCATGGATTGCCACATAAGCATCTTTGAAGATAGAAAAGTCGATAATGTTGTTGAAGCCATCATTGTTGAGATCTCCGGCTTGATACGCTTGCACCTCGGACAACCCCGCTAGGTTTGTTTCAGCCCCTGCATTGAAAGTCGTCCAGTCGGCCACAGTTAGCATGCCATCGAAATTCAAGTCTCCCACTTGGAATCGTTTCCCACCGTTGCCAACGAAATTGACGTTTGCCTTGCGGGTAATTCCGCCATCAAAATTAAGAGTGATCTCCAAATCTTCAATCGGGCTCTTGATCCAGGGACCGCTCCCTTGGCTCAAGACGACCATTTGATTGTTGCTCAGGTTTCCGCCATTGCCACCAATGACGCCTTCGCTCAAATCGAAAGCAGTAGTCGAAGTCTTCGACCACGCTCCATCAATGTCGACGCTTCCATTTTGAGGAGCCTGATCATAGTTATCTGTCACTGACTTCCAGTTCGCTGCATTCAGGGCACCTGCTTCCGAAGTGATCGAATACGACCGCAGTCCGCTCAATGCTAGCCCTGTCGTATTTTTAAGCGTCATTACGCCAGTGATACGATCCACCTCTAGTGTCATGAGGTCATTC contains:
- a CDS encoding carbohydrate kinase family protein — its product is MSHIPHSTGPYTVVGLGEALFDCFGERAVLGGAPVNLAVHANQLLRHKNCHGVIASAIGDDPLGERLKKELASRRMTTEHLAVLADLPTGTVQVTVDAAGHPEYEITENVAWDRIEFTDSLSELAGKCSAVCFGTLAQRSPTSRKSIQQFLDTAKHALRVCDTNLRQQFYSAEVIESSLQAANVLKLNEEELTVIGELLQLESRNLSVDEQVAGIRERFDLSVVALTRGEAGTVLYSADERVEGKVPKYPRQPQADSVGAGDSCCAALIVGLLLEKPLAEIVALANRVGAFVASVQGATPELPVEILDRV
- a CDS encoding HlyD family secretion protein, which codes for MAARILAILLVVVLLTGLIAYSKLRPESNHVSGFIEAEEIRLGSRVGGRVQEVLVEEGAAVKAGQLLVRLEPFDLEQQREEARANLVAREADLTRLEAGNREEEIGQAKARYEQLQAKLDQLVAGARKQEIDASRARLKVAEAEMRLATQNFNRTQALANTNAITKEEFDRAAESLESAKATVLLRGEELSLIEAGTREEEIRAAQAQVEEARLAWQLAQKGFRSEEIAAAKAARDSAAASLAAIGDRLSELTIKSPVNGMVEALELQPGDLVAAGAPVMSVLDNSHYWVRTYVPQKWMDLKLGQAVEVTVDSMPNRRFAGEVTFISRRAEFTPSNVQTPEERSKQVFRIKVTLKEGLDVLRPGISADVWLDRVPGKAEKPTQ
- a CDS encoding ABC transporter permease; translated protein: MSDQSSAVVIDVHELSRSFGELVAVRDVSFQVQRASIFGLLGPNGSGKSTIIRMLLGILSPTSGSANVLGYDAERDAEQIKRRVGYMSQQFSLYADLSVRENIEFYGRIYGLSSDRIAERQAVVLGLTGLEDRLDQLAGTLSGGWKQRLALACSLIHDPEILFLDEPTAGIDPVARRQLWDLLFELSGRGVTLFVTTHYMDEAERCTDVGYIYMSQLLVLGKPSDLKSLPAVSPAGSRRYELRVPRPAERLSEIRKLDGVRDATLFGETVHVMVDEHLTPKNLAAELSTSVDEADIREVPPTLEDVFVTLTKNAQEDTVPPEPIVPAPDNAQGLTVSQKVGLGVVPPEAPAPPTKRSRPFAGLLAILVKEFYHIRRQPSTIFFMLVVPVMQTIIFGYAIDIQVEHIPMVVFNMDGRQPSQQLVDSFVNTRRFDTVAYVEDDDTFHHWMATGDAKVGMKIPPYYSDRLLRGEQVEVQVLIDGSDSQVATTALNTSQLLGVNLSLQLAKQKAEAVQLAPARDPTGKADLPIDIRPRLLYNPDLESDHFFVPGLVGIILQLVTLFLTSFAIVRERELGTLEQLFVTPVSRAGLLLGKLIPYAIVGFIETLIMLTVMIYLFGVPIRGSVGLLLSLSMLFMVCSLGLGLLVSTIAKSQVEAVQFAFIVMLPSVLLSGFVFPRSQMPLPIYLITFAIPATYFIEILRGIVLRGAGLMDLVPMVTGLTICAIVVLTISVTRFRKQLE
- a CDS encoding PEP-CTERM sorting domain-containing protein (PEP-CTERM proteins occur, often in large numbers, in the proteomes of bacteria that also encode an exosortase, a predicted intramembrane cysteine proteinase. The presence of a PEP-CTERM domain at a protein's C-terminus predicts cleavage within the sorting domain, followed by covalent anchoring to some some component of the (usually Gram-negative) cell surface. Many PEP-CTERM proteins exhibit an unusual sequence composition that includes large numbers of potential glycosylation sites. Expression of one such protein has been shown restore the ability of a bacterium to form floc, a type of biofilm.), whose product is MSRNQLFQFASVAISSALLFCQPSHGVDFHAFEFTGGAGAELFQAANTGNPGGQVWDQSNALTESFTDGAGNFRITKFSDNIASNYLQIDNITSSTVGSRYIVVRMSGWDFYDSVVGEGEEIRFDFLDDDTGNSGSSVTSQVRIDRNTDTGDIELRGTAIGVGSSDISSRATLSTTQTSPFTMVLELNKTSNTYKVFYKDGSNPSQALGAAPISPDRNGNSMRFTVNNNFGSTLDEFFSIDRIALSDANPLNDLMTLEVDRITGVMTLKNTTGLALSGLRSYSITSEAGALNAANWKSVTDNYDQAPQNGSVDIDGAWSKTSTTAFDLSEGVIGGNGGNLSNNQMVVLSQGSGPWIKSPIEDLEITLNFDGGITRKANVNFVGNGGKRFQVGDLNFDGMLTVADWTTFNAGAETNLAGLSEVQAYQAGDLNNDGFNNIIDFSIFKDAYVAIHGLPAFEAAIAGVPEPSTALLLTVSTLLLASRRRRVTQNPGHSNSEIPTPKEELTMKYTFRPISLCLAVAALLIASSTTNAAILEEFLFDDSNGTLLDGATNNVNTGNMWLEDTADMTGSSIQNGKYRIQKANNEFGTNYLDIANVTSGKSWLVAEMSGWNFSSLVGPSEFDAAELEEVRFAFINNDNLQGSEIVGQANIQRNPAGGIELVGRLTTGAPEFGPLPLTLSRATPFTVVLEIDEDSEEYSVYYKDNAGPFNLLGTAPHAAGRDGNNLRLTVNNNFGGTGEFFDIDRIYLTDTNPTNLNPDKLTLQVDATTGLMQITNDTSSTIEMDAYTITSSTLSGDLNFAGWDSLSDKNPLVDPVDGPDGGTTLGDGPGETWDEAPGSTDKVLAERFLLGNSVFAGNANRTEMLGNAFKVGGDINSLNFQYRNADTGAVVTGNIVPASLGISGDFDNDGDVDGRDFLVWQRGGTTPPLSSALLAAWQAQYNGGALQAAAQAVPEPAAMLLVGMGLVGLGCFRTRR